The sequence AGTAGAACCACAGTAGTGGGAGTGCTCGCTACCTTCTTCGGAATTTGTATGTATGCAGCTCCTCTATCAATCATGGTATGTACATAAGCCTAGTTACTTCTGGTGTTGATCAATTTCATATATGTAGAAACAGTATATCAAAGCTAATTAATTTTCTGGTTTGCCTTAAAACAGTGGAAGGTAATCAAAACAAAGAGCGCTGAATTTTTGCCAAAGTGGCTTTCTATAGCATGCTTCCTTAATGGAATCTGCTGGTCTATCTATGCTCTCCTCAAATTGGACCCCTACATCTTGGTGAGTCATTTTTTTTTCCCCTTAAATTTCACGTACACTAGTCTTTCCTTTTGTACATAATTGGAATCTGTATACCAATTCACCTGTAATTCTATGATATTGTGTAGATTGGAAACGGAATTGGAGCAGCATTAGCCTTACTTCAGCTGATATTGCTGGTCATTTATCGCAATCCGCCACCAAAAGAGGGCAAGAAGCCGTCTACCGTGGAGCTCAACAACGTCGTCTGATTTCCCCAATTCTCAACAGAAGACTATGATCCCCTTcgattttgttttactttttctattatCCCCTTCCTGATACGAATTTACACGGCATTTATTTTAGTCAAATTCAATTTTCAGCAAGTTTTTGTAAGTTTATTAGTAGATTCTTTAACTCGGTTATAATAGGAAGTTTTTTCCTTATCCTTTGTTTTTCATTATACTGGTCATGCGACAGAGAGAACACATAATCTTCACGTTGTTTCTCTTAACTTCCATGATTGCTGGCATTTTCTGCTTTCGGTTATTGCTTAATATGCATAAGTTGCAACTCAGAGTTAAACAATTTGAGTGTACTTAAAATCTTATCCTCTTATATCTTCTCTTAGATTAGTTTACGTGAAAATCTAGCTTCAAGTCTCAATGAAAAAGATGTTGTCATTGAAGTAGTCATCAACTACTTCTCTGCAAGCAGAATACTCTCTGTGCAATTAAAGAATTCTACTGTTAAGGTGACTCTCAAATGCACCTCTTTTCCTGCNNNNNNNNNNNNNNNNNNNNNNNNNNNNNNNNNNNNNNNNNNNNNNNNNNNNNNNNNNNNNNNNNNNNNNNNNNNNNNNNNNNNNNNNNNNNNNNNNNNNNNNNNNNNNNNNNNNNNNNNNNNNNNNNNNNNNNNNNNNNNNNNNNNNNNNNNNNNNNNNNNNNNNNNNNNNNNNNNNNNNNNNNNNNNNNNNNNNNNNNNNNNNNNNNNNNNNNNNNNNNNNNNNNNNNNNNNNNNNNNNNNNNNNNNNNNNNNNNNNNNNNNNNNNNNNNNNNNNNNNNNNNNNNNNNNNNNNNNNNNNNNNNNNNNNNNNNNNNNNNNNNNNNNNNNNNNNNNNNNNNNNNNNNNNNNNNNNNNNNNNNNNNNNNNNNNNNNNNNNNNNNNNNNNNNNNNNNNNNNNNNNNNNNNNNNNNNNNNNNNNNNNNNNNNNNNNNNNNNNNNNNNNNNNNNNNNNNNNNNNNNNNNNNNNNNNNNNNNNNNNNNNNNNNNNNNNNNNNNNNNNNNNNNNNNNNNNNNNNNNNNNNNNNNNNNNNNNNNNNNNNNNNNNNNNNNNNNNNNNNNNNNNNNNNNNNNNNNNNNNNNNNNNNNNNNNNNNNNNNNNNNNNNNNNNNNNNNNNNNNNNNNNNNNNNNNNNNNNNNNNNNNNNNNNNNNNNNNNNNNNNNNNNNNNNNNNNNNNNNNNNNNNNNNNNNNNNNNNNNNNNNNNNNNNNNNNNNNNNNNNNNNNNNNNNNNNNNNNNNNNNNNNNNNNNNNNNNNNNNNNNNNNNNNNNNNNNNNNNNNNNNNNNNNNNNNNNNNNNNNNNNNNNNNNNNNNNNNNNNNNNNNNNNNNNNNNNNNNNNNNNNNNNNNNNNNNNNNNNNNNNNNNNNNNNNNNNNNNNNNNNNNNNNNNNNNNNNNNNNNNNNNNNNNNNNNNNNNNNNNNNNNNNNNNNNNNNNNNNNNNNNNNNNNNNNNNNNNNNNNNNNNNNNNNNNNNNNNNNNNNNNNNNNNNNNNNNNNNNNNNNNNNNNNNNNNNNNNNNNNNNNNNNNNNNNNNNNNNNNNNNNNNNNNNNNNNNNNNNNNNNNNNNNNNNNNNNNNNNNNNNNNNNNNNNNNNNNNNNNNNNNNNNNNNNNNNNNNNNNNNNNNNNNNNNNNNNNNNNNNNNNNNNNNNNNNNNNNNNNNNNNNNNNNNNNNNNNNNNNNNNNNNNNNNNNNNNNNNNNNNNNNNNNNNNNNNNNNNNNNNNNNNNNNNNNNNNNNNNNNNNNNNNNNNNNNNNNNNNNNNNNNNNNNNNNNNNNNNNNNNNNNNNNNNNNNNNNNNNNNNNNNNNNNNNNNNNNNNNNNNNNNNNNNNNNNNNNNNNNNNNNNNNNNNNNNNNNNNNNNNNNNNNNNNNNNNNNNNNNNNNNNNNNNNNNNNNNNNNNNNNNNNNNNNNNNNNNNNNNNNNNNNNNNNNNNNNNNNNNNNNNNNNNNNNNNNNNNNNNNNNNNNNNNNNNNNNNNNNNNNNNNNNNNNNNNNNNNNNNNNNNNNNNNNNNNNNNNNNNNNNNNNNNNNNNNNNNNNNNNNNNNNNNNNNNNNNNNNNNNNNNNNNNNNNNNNNNNNNNNNNNNNNNNNNNNNNNNNNNNNNNNNNNNNNNNNNNNNNNNNNNNNNNNNNNNNNNNNNNNNNNNNNNNNNNNNNNNNNNNNNNNNNNNNNNNNNNNNNNNNNNNNNNNNNNNNNNNNNNNNNNNNNNNNNNNNNNNNNNNNNNNNNNNNNNNNNNNNNNNNNNNNNNNNNNNNNNNNNNNNNNNNNNNNNNNNNNNNNNNNNNNNNNNNNNNNNNNNNNNNNNNNNNNNNNNNNNNNNNNNNNNNNNNNNNNNNNNNNNNNNNNNNNNNNNNNNNNNNNNNNNNNNNNNNNNNNNNNNNNNNNNNNNNNNNNNNNNNNNNNNNNNNNNNNNNNNNNNNNNNNNNNNNNNNNNNNNNNNNNNNNNNNNNNNNNNNNNNNNNNNNNNNNNNNNNNNNNNNNNNNNNNNNNNNNNNNNNNNNNNNNNNNNNNNNNNNNNNNNNNNNNNNNNNNNNNNNNNNNNNNNNNNNNNNNNNNNNNNNNNNNNNNNNNNNNNNNNNNNNNNNNNNNNNNNNNNNNNNNNNNNNNNNNNNNNNNNNNNNNNNNNNNNNNNNNNNNNNNNNNNNNNNNNNNNNNNNNNNNNNNNNNNNNNNNNNNNNNNNNNNNNNNNNNNNNNNNNNNNNNNNNNNNNNNNNNNNNNNNNNNNNNNNNNNNNNNNNNNNNNNNNNNNNNNNNNNNNNNNNNNNNNNNNNNNNNNNNNNNNNNNNNNNNNNNNNNNNNNNNNNNNNNNNNNNNNNNNNNNNNNNNNNNNNNNNNNNNNNNNNNNNNNNNNNNNNNNNNNNNNNNNNNNNNNNNNNNNNNNNNNNNNNNNNNNNNNNNNNNNNNNNNNNNNNNNNNNNNNNNNNNNNNNNNNNNNNNNNNNNNNNNNNNNNNNNNNNNNNNNNNNNNNNNNNNNNNNNNNNNNNNNNNNNNNNNNNNNNNNNNNNNNNNNNNNNNNNNNNNNNNNNNNNNNNNNNNNNNNNNNNNNNNNNNNNNNNNNNNNNNNNNNNNNNNNNNNNNNNNNNNNNNNNNNNNNNNNNNNNNNNNNNNNNNNNNNNNNNNNNNNNNNNNNNNNNNNNNNNNNNNNNNNNNNNNNNNNNNNNNNNNNNNNNNNNNNNNNNNNNNNNNNNNNNNNNNNNNNNNNNNNNNNNNNNNNNNNNNNNNNNNNNNNNNNNNNNNNNNNNNNNNNNNNNNNNNNNNNNNNNNNNNNNNNNNNNNNNNNNNNNNNNNNNNNNNNNNNNNNNNNNNNNNNNNNNNNNNNNNNNNNNNNNNNNNNNNNNNNNNNNNNNNNNNNNNNNNNNNNNNNNNNNNNNNNNNNNNNNNNNNNNNNNNNNNNNNNNNNNNNNNNNNNNNNNNNNNNNNNNNNNNNNNNNNNNNNNNNNNNNNNNNNNNNNNNNNNNNNNNNNNNNNNNNNNNNNNNNNNNNNNNNNNNNNNNNNNNNNNNACTGTATATTACCTTATCAGGAGCATGAGGTTGACTTTGGTCTATAATATTTCccaattttatccttatccctttCCACTTTCCTCCTGTCCATTACACCAAATATTCCATATCAATTTCTCCATTATTATCACTTACACtttgtcaattttattttctgtcttcTAGTTTTGGTTAACTTTGTAAATTATTTGTAAATTTCATCAATGGCAGCTTCTGTTTCCTGCCACTATTTTTCTTCCCCATTAACAACTTCTACCAAATCCATAAAGCCTAAACTCAATTACACCAATTTTGCACCTGCTCTTAGTAAAGGATCGATTCGTCATTCTGCTCCTTTATGTTCTTCACAACGTTCGGCTCCTCCTGAATTCCAAGAGAAAGAGGCAAGATctattactcccttcgtttcaatttgtttgtttggCTATGATCTGACACGAAATTCAAAAAGATAAAGAATACTTTTGAATCATTGTGGTCTTAAACTAAATATTTCTTTAATGTATTGAATTGTACGTCTTAAAACTTAGAATTAAAGAATTGTCTAAAATGGAAAGAGTTATATTTGTTGAATagactaaaaaggaaattaagaaaacaaattgaaacagaaTGAGTGCGTTGTTTTTTAATGGATGTTCATTTCTTCAAAATGAAAAAGTGGGAATGACTTGTAAGTTGGTTTAATATCAAAATGAGAAGTGTGAGagtgataattatgaatttaaggGGACTTGGCAGCAAGTAAAATTAGAATTGTAAGTCCGCGGTGAAGCTCTGCAATGTTGATACTTAGTATAAACAAATTAAGTATTTGCATATAGTTTGAGCCGAATTCACCGCCTTAATTGTACATGTACTCGTGGGACTAGAAACTTATATATGTAGATTTTTCCTGAACCTGCAGAAAGATTGGTTCTTGTCATTGAAGAAATGTGCAGCTGCAGTTGCATTGTCAGTTAGTTTGATAAGTGGACTACCTGGATCGCAATGGTTGGGTCCTGCTCAAGCGAGCACCCCAGCATTGCCAGATGTTTCTGTATTGATCTCAGGGCCACCAATTAAGGATCCAGGGGCATTGTTGAGGTATGCATTGCCTATAGACAGCAAGGCAATAAGAGAAGTCCAGAAACCCCTCGAAGATATTACTGATAGTCTCAAGATTGCTGGTCTTAAGGCACTTGATTCTGTTGAAAGAGTAAGATGCCCTTTCCTTAGTTACTCCCACTTAAATCATTATGAGGTTTGCTAGATCCATAATGGTGGTTCGTATTTTAACTGTGCAGAATACAAGACAAGCATCACGAGCTCTCAAGGAAGGGAAAACCTTGATTGTTTCAGGAGTAGCAAAGTCAAAGGCTGATCACGCAATTGAATTGCTAAACAAACTAGAAGTTGGGTTAGGTGAGCTTCAACAAATTGTTGAAGACAGGAATCGAGATGCTGTTGCACCTAAACAGAAGGAATTGCTTAACTATGTTGGAGGGTAAGTATAGCTGGCTTAGTCTCCTTATGAAAAAGTATTGCTAGCTTAGTTTGCCTTGCTCTTTTGATTATCATTTTCATGCACCCTGCGGGTTGTAAAGAGGGATAAGGTGTCGGGCATTAATTTTCTGGTTGATGATGCATCAGTATGATGCTTGATTATTGCTTCACGTGCTAAATTTAACTTCACTTCAGAGTGAAAAGGAAGCCAATCATGAACAAACTTAGCCAGAAGTGTCTATTCTTCTGCCCCAAATATGTATTGGGTAGCCTAGTTTAGGCAAAGTCAATATCCATAGAAGTGTTGTATATTCTTCTATACTTAGTGGAACATTCTAAAAGAAAGGTGTCAAAACCTTTGTCCAAAATAAGTTTTTCTTCAGAAATTTTCAAAGCAATTGCTTTAGTAGAATTTGTGCCATGGAAGATCAGAAGTGTCATGGAGGGATGCATGTTTAAGCAGGCtacttttttttgggtatttttgaaaCTGGTAACTTAGCAGGCTACTTATCCTACTAGTTTTATTACCAGAATAAGAATTTTTGTTGGCTATGGACCAGTTCTACGAATAGAAAGTGAGGAGTCAGGAAAGCTTTTAAAAATGGTGAATTTCCAAAATTATGCCTTTCTCATTTAGAACCCTTCTCATTGACTGCAGCTGAGATCTTCGTGGGGCATTCGATTTCTGCAGTGTTGAAGAGGATATGGTGGATGGATTCCCATA comes from Capsicum annuum cultivar UCD-10X-F1 chromosome 2, UCD10Xv1.1, whole genome shotgun sequence and encodes:
- the LOC107860633 gene encoding peptidyl-prolyl cis-trans isomerase CYP38, chloroplastic, coding for MAASVSCHYFSSPLTTSTKSIKPKLNYTNFAPALSKGSIRHSAPLCSSQRSAPPEFQEKEKDWFLSLKKCAAAVALSVSLISGLPGSQWLGPAQASTPALPDVSVLISGPPIKDPGALLRYALPIDSKAIREVQKPLEDITDSLKIAGLKALDSVERNTRQASRALKEGKTLIVSGVAKSKADHAIELLNKLEVGLGELQQIVEDRNRDAVAPKQKELLNYVGGVEEDMVDGFPYEVPEEYQNMPLLKGRATVDMRVKVKDNPNLEECVFRIVLDGYNAPVTAGNFIDLVERHFYDGMEIQRADGFVVQTGDPEGPAEGFIDPSTEKTRTIPLEIMVVGEKAPFYGETLEELGLYKAQTRLPFNAFGTMAMAREEFENNSASSQVFWLLKESELTPSNANILDGRYAVFGYVTENEDFLADLKVGDVIESVQVVSGLDNLVNPSYKIAG